The following is a genomic window from Parcubacteria group bacterium CG10_big_fil_rev_8_21_14_0_10_36_14.
AGACATGCTTCGTAGTAAGTAAGTTTCAATGGTCGTCTGTTTTTCGTAGATTCTACCTTACCTTTGCTATGTTGCTCAAATCTTAATTTTAAATTTTTGGTATATCCCGTATAAAATTTGTTATCTTTATTTGATTGTA
Proteins encoded in this region:
- a CDS encoding excinuclease ABC subunit C produces the protein MYYTYLLQSNKDNKFYTGYTKNLKLRFEQHSKGKVESTKNRRPLKLTYYEACLNEKDAIHREKYLKSYHGKMFIKNRLKSYLIGTENLSVKS